A portion of the Bacteroidales bacterium genome contains these proteins:
- a CDS encoding MFS transporter: MNSWKKIFTIIWTGQIFSILTSNTIGYAVTFWLSIETGKPGVLAMSYIAALLPQAILGIFSGVIVDRFNKKAIMILADVFIATCTLVLALIFFLGIAELWHIYILLALRSAGSAFHGPAWQAAIPLLAPHDKLTRIAAVNQTIISLSTIAGPVLGALLISVMDMSYILLIDVCGALIACTALLFIKIPKVKTEIEAIRLNVFRDIKDGVNEILKHTGLIWIIIFSMLSNFFIMPIGALFPLVSLQHFMGNEFHMSVVEMAWGGGMLIGGAIIGIINNRFNKVDIINYMYFTTGISFFISGLLPQSGFVWFVILAVLSGISWALYLPSVTVVLQTIVKPEVLGRVFALTMNVSMLPSMLGLLGTGFIAEKIGMLNIFVIGGLGIVLIGVISEMLPSIKVLRKNVETTNKTD; the protein is encoded by the coding sequence ATGAACAGCTGGAAAAAAATATTTACAATCATTTGGACGGGTCAGATATTCTCGATACTTACAAGTAATACGATTGGTTATGCAGTTACTTTCTGGTTGAGTATAGAAACAGGCAAGCCGGGTGTTTTAGCTATGTCTTATATAGCTGCATTATTACCTCAGGCAATATTAGGAATTTTTTCCGGAGTCATTGTCGACAGATTCAACAAAAAAGCGATAATGATTTTGGCGGATGTTTTTATTGCAACATGTACTTTGGTATTAGCATTAATATTCTTTCTTGGTATAGCCGAACTATGGCATATTTATATTTTGCTTGCTTTACGTTCAGCAGGGTCTGCATTCCATGGACCTGCATGGCAAGCGGCGATTCCTCTTTTAGCACCGCATGATAAATTAACACGAATTGCCGCTGTTAATCAAACGATTATCTCTTTAAGCACAATTGCAGGACCGGTTTTAGGCGCATTGTTGATTTCGGTTATGGATATGTCGTATATACTTTTAATTGATGTTTGCGGAGCTTTAATTGCCTGTACGGCATTATTGTTTATTAAGATTCCGAAAGTAAAAACCGAAATAGAAGCAATACGGCTCAATGTTTTTAGGGATATAAAAGATGGCGTAAATGAAATTTTAAAACATACCGGATTAATCTGGATCATAATATTTTCTATGCTCTCCAATTTTTTTATTATGCCTATTGGTGCTTTATTCCCGTTAGTTTCTCTACAGCACTTTATGGGCAATGAATTTCACATGAGTGTTGTGGAAATGGCGTGGGGCGGAGGTATGCTTATCGGCGGTGCCATTATCGGTATTATCAATAACAGATTCAATAAAGTTGATATAATCAATTATATGTACTTTACGACAGGGATTAGTTTCTTTATTTCCGGATTGCTCCCGCAGTCGGGATTTGTTTGGTTTGTTATCTTAGCTGTCTTAAGCGGTATTTCATGGGCTTTATACTTGCCGTCGGTTACGGTAGTCCTGCAAACCATTGTTAAACCGGAAGTTCTCGGTAGAGTTTTTGCCTTAACAATGAATGTAAGCATGCTGCCGTCAATGTTAGGATTGTTGGGAACCGGTTTCATTGCGGAAAAAATCGGAATGCTGAATATTTTTGTAATTGGCGGATTGGGCATCGTATTGATAGGGGTTATTTCGGAGATGTTACCATCAATTAAGGTGTTGCGAAAAAATGTTGAAACAACAAATAAAACAGACTGA